From Haloarcula sp. CBA1127, a single genomic window includes:
- a CDS encoding ribbon-helix-helix domain-containing protein yields MERVTLRIPKQQIEEVEQMVETGEYPNRSEAIRSAVREMLAEEGSEQASEKKRSWAKV; encoded by the coding sequence ATGGAGCGTGTGACACTACGGATTCCGAAGCAGCAGATTGAAGAGGTCGAACAGATGGTCGAGACGGGCGAGTACCCCAATCGGAGCGAAGCGATTCGCTCGGCGGTTCGGGAAATGCTCGCCGAGGAAGGCTCCGAACAGGCCTCCGAAAAGAAGCGGTCCTGGGCCAAGGTGTAA
- a CDS encoding methyltransferase domain-containing protein, protein MWADSREALSDLQLGECERVLDVGCGTGELTRVLREETDGTVVGLDADTDLLAAAGDPTVCGDATRLPFDDDSFDLVVCQALLINLPDPEVAVREFARVATDRVAAIEPNNAAVTVESTVDAEPMLARRARRLFLDGVRTDVTLGSDAADVFSDAGLTVVSTTQYDQEQRIEPPYDDVAIQAARRKATGTGLAHDRETILNGEATPAEYDALRERWRSMGRDVIEQMQDEAYERRETVPFFVTVGELP, encoded by the coding sequence ATGTGGGCCGACTCCCGCGAGGCGCTCTCAGACCTGCAGTTGGGCGAGTGCGAGCGCGTCCTCGACGTGGGGTGTGGGACCGGCGAACTGACCCGCGTCCTCCGCGAGGAGACCGACGGCACGGTTGTCGGCCTTGACGCCGATACGGACCTGCTGGCCGCCGCCGGCGACCCGACCGTTTGCGGGGACGCGACGCGACTCCCCTTCGATGACGACAGTTTTGACCTGGTGGTGTGCCAGGCGCTGCTCATCAATCTTCCTGACCCCGAGGTCGCGGTTCGTGAGTTCGCCCGCGTCGCTACTGACCGGGTGGCCGCCATCGAGCCGAACAACGCCGCTGTCACTGTTGAATCGACCGTCGACGCAGAGCCGATGCTGGCCCGCCGCGCTCGCCGGCTCTTTCTCGATGGCGTGCGGACGGACGTGACTCTCGGAAGCGACGCCGCCGACGTGTTCAGCGATGCGGGGCTGACCGTCGTTTCGACGACACAGTACGACCAGGAGCAGCGCATCGAGCCGCCCTACGACGACGTGGCGATACAGGCGGCCCGTCGGAAAGCAACGGGAACTGGGCTGGCCCACGACCGCGAGACGATTCTCAACGGCGAGGCGACACCCGCCGAGTACGACGCACTCCGGGAGCGCTGGCGGTCGATGGGCCGTGACGTGATCGAGCAGATGCAAGACGAAGCCTACGAGCGCCGCGAGACGGTGCCGTTCTTCGTCACCGTGGGCGAGCTTCCGTGA
- a CDS encoding DUF2332 domain-containing protein: MSDRRTQFRDLAEWADDSSPLYAHLCREAAEDSDILDIAATVPEGRQAPHLLLAAVHYLLARNPNHRLAEYYLSITQGARDPDEECFPAFRAFCLDHADDIRPLLRTRRTQTNAVRRSAVLYPAIAQVARAAGPLALVELGPSAGLNLLFDRYRYDYDGRVVGNSDSPITIGSSVRRGDPPLPETPPAIRSRVGLDRNPLDVTDEADRDWLRALVWPEHEERRAVLDGALTVARDDPPDLIEGDMLDDLPAVLDEIPSDIPVCVVNTLVLYQVSAELNETLTTLLEEQMAERPLHWLTGRRDLSGGESVELDWKRWSGDGVKTTHLADYEPHGAWLSWRP, from the coding sequence ATGTCTGACCGCCGAACGCAGTTCCGGGACCTGGCTGAATGGGCCGACGACTCCTCGCCGCTGTACGCCCATCTCTGCCGCGAGGCGGCTGAAGACAGCGACATCCTCGACATCGCAGCGACCGTTCCCGAAGGTCGCCAGGCTCCACACCTCCTGCTTGCCGCGGTCCACTATCTGCTTGCCCGAAATCCTAACCATCGGCTGGCCGAGTACTACTTGAGCATCACCCAAGGGGCGCGTGATCCCGACGAGGAGTGTTTCCCGGCGTTCCGCGCGTTCTGTCTCGACCATGCCGACGACATCCGGCCGCTCCTGCGGACCCGGCGCACGCAGACGAACGCAGTGCGACGCAGCGCGGTCCTCTACCCGGCCATCGCACAGGTGGCCCGCGCCGCCGGGCCGCTCGCGCTGGTGGAACTCGGGCCGAGCGCCGGCCTGAACCTACTGTTCGACCGCTACCGCTACGACTACGACGGTCGCGTAGTGGGTAACAGTGATTCACCGATCACCATCGGGAGCAGCGTCCGACGTGGCGACCCGCCGCTCCCGGAAACGCCGCCCGCTATCCGCTCCCGGGTCGGTCTCGACCGCAATCCGCTCGACGTAACCGACGAGGCCGACAGGGACTGGCTCCGCGCACTCGTCTGGCCCGAACACGAGGAGCGGCGCGCCGTTTTAGACGGTGCGCTGACGGTTGCACGGGACGACCCACCTGACCTCATTGAGGGCGATATGCTCGATGACCTGCCGGCGGTACTCGACGAGATTCCGTCCGACATCCCGGTCTGTGTCGTCAACACGCTCGTGCTGTATCAGGTCTCAGCAGAACTGAACGAGACGCTGACGACCTTGCTCGAAGAGCAAATGGCCGAGCGCCCGCTACACTGGCTCACCGGTCGGCGGGACCTGTCGGGCGGTGAGTCGGTGGAGCTGGACTGGAAGCGCTGGAGTGGTGACGGCGTCAAAACGACCCACCTCGCCGACTACGAGCCACACGGGGCGTGGCTGTCGTGGCGGCCGTGA
- a CDS encoding CopD family protein has translation MTSLAIRTLHVLAMAALVGGTTVLWYSYRSGAIAALAPARQFEWLFWGGVGVLVFTGVGNLGALGPPGPGTDWGRTLLVKLVVVVALVGGSVVRTLLLVRASDREDTFDDLPPALRRTLSRAYGATAAVLLSIVVLAEVLAHG, from the coding sequence CTGACATCCCTCGCCATACGAACCCTCCACGTCCTCGCGATGGCGGCCCTCGTCGGCGGCACGACCGTGCTCTGGTACAGCTATCGGAGCGGCGCTATCGCCGCACTCGCGCCCGCGCGACAGTTCGAGTGGCTATTCTGGGGCGGGGTCGGCGTGCTCGTATTCACCGGCGTCGGAAACCTCGGTGCGCTCGGACCGCCAGGCCCTGGAACCGACTGGGGACGAACCCTGCTGGTGAAACTCGTCGTCGTCGTCGCCCTCGTCGGAGGGTCGGTCGTCCGTACGCTTTTGCTCGTTCGGGCCAGTGACCGCGAGGACACGTTCGACGACCTGCCCCCGGCCCTTCGGCGAACGCTTTCGCGGGCCTACGGCGCGACAGCGGCCGTCCTCCTGAGCATCGTCGTCCTCGCGGAGGTCCTCGCACATGGCTGA
- a CDS encoding cupin domain-containing protein, translating to MDTVTIDDVPVERNPMQVHDIRKPVSRKLGTEHFAANYFELEPGDSFSGSLHRHHDQEEVFYIEQGQTTFEVGLDREEVDVSGGELIRFEPGEFQEGYNSGDERVIGWAFGAPGATHDWDAIESRVHCPECDTETTQSVALADGRFELTCTECGNVQG from the coding sequence ATGGACACAGTAACTATCGACGACGTACCGGTCGAACGGAATCCGATGCAGGTACACGACATCCGCAAGCCCGTCTCCCGGAAACTGGGGACCGAGCATTTTGCGGCGAACTACTTCGAACTCGAACCCGGCGACTCCTTCTCGGGGAGCCTCCACCGCCACCACGACCAGGAGGAGGTGTTCTACATCGAACAGGGACAGACCACCTTCGAGGTCGGCCTCGACCGCGAGGAAGTCGACGTTTCGGGCGGCGAACTGATTCGCTTCGAGCCCGGCGAGTTTCAGGAGGGGTACAACTCCGGCGACGAGCGCGTTATCGGCTGGGCCTTTGGCGCGCCCGGCGCGACCCACGACTGGGACGCCATCGAATCGAGAGTGCACTGTCCGGAGTGCGACACGGAAACCACCCAGAGCGTCGCCCTCGCCGACGGCCGGTTCGAACTGACCTGTACTGAGTGCGGAAACGTTCAGGGCTAG
- a CDS encoding zinc ribbon domain-containing protein, which produces MSKITFRADDDLIDQLEAFDASKSEVMREALREFLGDASPSVSDPSSSSESVTDAETIDELIEERVDSIIADRLQTRRPPSQPQDVNVNISLDGVSAGAANAETERRRTADRGASAEGERSHDEDQTSDTSGRKTEPETRDRTEAEERKTCAQCGENLGSDHVYCPNCGEKASRRVFCDCGDELRSDWGFCPGCGRRTPAADVLDQA; this is translated from the coding sequence ATGAGTAAAATAACGTTCCGTGCTGACGATGACCTCATCGACCAACTCGAGGCGTTCGACGCCTCGAAGAGTGAGGTCATGCGCGAAGCGCTCCGGGAGTTCCTCGGAGACGCGTCACCGTCAGTGTCGGACCCATCGTCGTCGTCGGAGTCCGTAACCGACGCCGAGACAATCGACGAACTCATCGAAGAACGCGTCGACAGCATCATCGCCGACCGACTGCAGACGCGACGCCCACCTTCGCAGCCGCAGGATGTCAACGTAAACATCTCGTTAGACGGCGTAAGCGCAGGGGCAGCGAACGCCGAAACCGAACGACGGCGCACCGCTGACCGAGGAGCGAGCGCCGAGGGCGAGCGGTCCCACGACGAAGATCAAACGTCTGATACGAGCGGGCGTAAGACAGAGCCGGAAACACGGGACAGAACCGAGGCGGAAGAACGTAAGACGTGCGCACAATGTGGTGAAAACCTGGGATCTGACCACGTTTACTGTCCGAATTGCGGTGAGAAGGCATCCCGCCGGGTGTTCTGTGATTGCGGCGATGAGCTCCGATCGGACTGGGGATTCTGCCCGGGCTGTGGGAGACGAACACCTGCAGCAGATGTGCTCGATCAGGCCTAA
- a CDS encoding alpha/beta hydrolase — translation MQIRVYDEGAAKDCLFVLGWGNRCRHRNVQWLIDQLATAYRVHAVELPTHITDYRREWVGPVQEYAADLGEFDLLGHSAGGLTAAHLDADGIGNRVYLSPWWDSDFPVPGPVLDAIASLPITKPFIPIDTLDADAIGDLATAQQLAEAPSSVSPAFLRTVFRAQRSLPPARDDAVAFCSLTDTVVDPRAVGERLPADRIRLYDGGHELFSSSGREHTAKTVIDTLQHGPDAL, via the coding sequence ATGCAGATTCGCGTGTACGACGAAGGGGCTGCCAAAGACTGCCTGTTCGTCCTCGGCTGGGGGAACCGGTGTCGACACCGGAACGTCCAGTGGCTCATCGACCAGCTTGCCACGGCGTACCGCGTCCATGCCGTCGAACTGCCGACACACATCACCGACTATCGGCGGGAGTGGGTCGGTCCGGTCCAGGAGTACGCCGCCGACCTCGGCGAGTTCGACCTGCTCGGACACAGCGCAGGCGGGCTGACAGCGGCCCATCTCGACGCCGACGGTATCGGGAATCGAGTGTATCTGAGCCCCTGGTGGGACAGTGACTTTCCGGTTCCGGGGCCGGTACTCGACGCTATCGCATCGCTCCCGATTACGAAACCGTTCATCCCTATCGACACCTTGGACGCCGATGCTATCGGCGACCTGGCGACGGCCCAGCAGCTCGCGGAGGCTCCGTCGTCGGTTTCGCCCGCCTTCCTTCGGACGGTGTTTCGGGCCCAGCGGTCGCTGCCGCCGGCCCGGGACGACGCCGTGGCGTTTTGCTCACTTACGGACACAGTTGTCGACCCGCGTGCCGTCGGGGAGCGTCTGCCGGCCGACCGCATCCGGCTGTACGACGGCGGCCACGAACTGTTCTCATCGAGCGGCCGCGAGCACACTGCAAAGACAGTCATCGACACGTTACAGCACGGCCCCGACGCGCTGTGA
- a CDS encoding deoxyribonuclease IV: MVRVGAHTSIAGGVYNAVEEQVEYSGNCGQIFSHSPQVWQDPNIDDDEAEQFRDLAADHGVGPWVIHSSYLVNLCTPKDDLREKSLDSMQKEVDAAAKLGIEYVNVHLGAHTGAGVDGGLDNAASVLDDLDIPEGVTVLVESDAGSGTKLGGQFEHLATVRERTDQDIEFCLDTAHMFAAGYDLSTPEAVDKTLAEFDEVVGVEDLACVHLNDSKHECGTNKDEHAHIGEGHIGEDGMRAFVNHDAIRDVPLVLETPTEDGKSFAWNVERVKELRGE, from the coding sequence ATGGTACGAGTCGGGGCACACACCTCTATCGCCGGCGGCGTCTACAATGCTGTCGAGGAACAGGTCGAGTACAGCGGCAACTGCGGGCAGATCTTCTCGCACTCGCCGCAGGTCTGGCAGGACCCGAACATCGACGACGACGAGGCCGAGCAGTTCCGCGACCTCGCAGCCGACCACGGCGTCGGCCCGTGGGTCATCCACTCGTCGTACCTTGTCAACCTTTGTACGCCCAAAGACGACCTCCGCGAGAAGTCACTGGACTCAATGCAGAAGGAGGTCGACGCCGCCGCGAAGCTGGGCATCGAGTACGTCAACGTCCACCTCGGCGCCCACACCGGCGCGGGCGTCGACGGTGGCCTCGACAACGCCGCCAGCGTGCTGGACGATCTCGACATCCCCGAGGGCGTCACGGTGCTGGTCGAGTCCGACGCCGGCAGCGGGACGAAACTCGGCGGCCAGTTCGAGCATCTGGCGACGGTCCGAGAACGCACGGACCAGGATATCGAGTTCTGTCTCGACACGGCCCATATGTTTGCCGCGGGCTACGACCTCTCGACACCCGAGGCCGTCGACAAGACGCTCGCGGAGTTCGACGAGGTTGTCGGCGTCGAGGATCTCGCCTGCGTTCACCTCAACGACTCCAAACACGAGTGCGGGACGAACAAGGACGAACACGCCCACATCGGCGAGGGCCACATCGGTGAGGACGGCATGCGCGCGTTCGTCAACCACGACGCCATCCGCGACGTGCCGCTGGTGCTTGAGACGCCGACCGAGGACGGTAAGAGCTTCGCTTGGAACGTTGAGCGCGTTAAAGAACTCCGCGGCGAATAG
- a CDS encoding TIGR00269 family protein, with protein sequence MECDKCGENAVLHAAYSGLHLCESHLCRAVTKRVRRRIREDGLVSDDATVEDPETWVIGLSGGKDSVVLTQILHDTFAEDPRIELVALSIHEGIEGYRDASLEACEELTDDLGIEHVTVSYAEEFGVQMDDVVEDDPEGMAACAYCGVFRRDLLSKYAEELDADKLLTGHNLDDEAETALMNFLEGDISQIAKHFEASLGPFDSSADAPTEQTREAQDHHIPRAKPLRDIPEKEVALYARFEDLPAHITECPHAEEAYRGEIQDLMLGLEENHPGTRHSIMAGYEKLAALAADTYGGENGDTDYGECDNCGAPTARDLCRKCNLLDALEAV encoded by the coding sequence ATGGAGTGCGACAAATGCGGCGAGAACGCGGTGTTACACGCGGCCTATTCCGGGCTTCACCTCTGTGAGTCTCATCTCTGCCGAGCGGTCACGAAACGGGTTCGCCGTCGCATCCGCGAGGACGGCCTTGTGTCCGACGACGCCACAGTCGAGGACCCCGAGACGTGGGTCATCGGCCTCTCGGGCGGCAAAGACAGCGTCGTTCTCACGCAGATTCTGCACGACACGTTCGCCGAAGACCCCCGCATCGAACTGGTTGCGCTTTCTATCCACGAGGGCATTGAGGGCTATCGCGACGCAAGCTTAGAGGCCTGCGAGGAACTGACCGACGACCTCGGCATCGAACACGTCACCGTCTCCTACGCCGAGGAGTTCGGGGTCCAGATGGACGATGTCGTTGAGGACGACCCCGAGGGAATGGCCGCCTGTGCCTACTGTGGCGTGTTCCGCCGCGACCTCCTCTCGAAGTACGCCGAGGAACTCGATGCGGACAAACTCCTGACCGGCCACAACCTCGACGACGAGGCCGAGACGGCGCTGATGAACTTCCTCGAAGGTGATATCTCACAGATTGCCAAGCATTTCGAAGCGTCGCTGGGGCCATTCGACTCGTCTGCCGACGCGCCGACGGAACAGACGCGCGAGGCGCAAGACCATCACATCCCACGGGCCAAGCCGCTCCGTGACATCCCGGAGAAGGAAGTCGCGCTGTACGCCCGATTCGAGGATCTCCCGGCACACATCACTGAATGCCCCCACGCCGAGGAGGCCTACCGCGGCGAGATACAGGACCTCATGCTTGGCCTCGAAGAAAACCACCCCGGGACTCGGCACTCGATTATGGCCGGCTACGAGAAACTCGCCGCGTTAGCCGCCGACACCTACGGCGGCGAAAACGGCGACACCGACTACGGCGAGTGCGACAACTGCGGCGCACCGACGGCGCGGGACCTCTGCCGGAAGTGCAATTTGCTGGACGCGCTGGAAGCGGTCTGA
- the ftsZ gene encoding cell division protein FtsZ — protein sequence MQDIVNEALERDEQEKKKMSDEDVDGFGDPRIVIVGCGGAGNNTVNRLYNIGVEGADTVAINTDKQHLKMIEADTKILVGKSLTNGLGAGGDPSMGERATEMAQGTIKEVLGDADLVFVTAGMGGGTGTGAAPVVSKIAKEQGAIVVGMVSTPFNVERARTVKAEEGLEKLRNEADSIIVLDNNRLLDYVPNLPIGKAFSVMDQIIAETVKGISETITQPSLINLDYADMTSIMNQGGVAVMLVGETQDKNKTEEVVKDAMNHPLLDVDYRGASGGLVHITGGPDLTLKEAEGIAQNITERLEADANVIWGARIQEEYKGKVRVMAIMTGVQSAQVLGPTTQKQANKSREAIQEVGDDTSFDASDNVESFDSPAPNSGSQSSGGRTTGYSETDGGQDQREKNNGLDVIRTNK from the coding sequence ATGCAGGATATCGTCAACGAGGCCCTCGAACGCGACGAGCAAGAAAAGAAGAAGATGTCCGACGAGGACGTCGACGGGTTCGGCGACCCGCGCATCGTCATCGTCGGCTGTGGTGGCGCCGGCAACAACACGGTCAACCGCCTGTACAACATCGGCGTCGAGGGCGCTGACACCGTGGCCATCAACACGGACAAACAGCACCTCAAGATGATCGAAGCCGACACGAAGATTCTGGTCGGCAAGTCCCTCACCAACGGCCTCGGTGCCGGTGGCGACCCATCGATGGGCGAGCGCGCCACGGAGATGGCACAGGGGACTATCAAGGAAGTGCTGGGCGACGCTGACCTCGTCTTCGTCACCGCCGGCATGGGTGGCGGAACCGGAACGGGTGCCGCCCCCGTCGTCTCGAAGATCGCCAAGGAACAGGGCGCAATCGTCGTCGGCATGGTGTCGACGCCGTTCAACGTCGAGCGGGCCCGCACGGTCAAGGCCGAGGAAGGCCTGGAGAAGCTCCGCAACGAAGCGGACTCCATCATCGTGCTGGACAACAACCGGCTGCTCGATTACGTCCCGAACCTGCCCATCGGCAAGGCGTTCTCCGTGATGGACCAGATCATCGCCGAGACTGTCAAGGGCATCTCGGAGACCATCACCCAGCCGAGCCTCATCAACCTCGACTACGCCGACATGACATCCATCATGAATCAGGGCGGCGTCGCGGTGATGCTGGTCGGCGAGACCCAGGACAAGAACAAGACCGAAGAGGTCGTCAAGGACGCGATGAACCACCCGCTGCTCGACGTGGACTACCGCGGCGCAAGCGGCGGTCTGGTCCACATCACCGGCGGCCCGGACCTCACGCTGAAGGAGGCCGAGGGCATCGCACAGAACATCACCGAGCGGCTCGAAGCCGACGCCAACGTCATCTGGGGCGCACGGATTCAGGAAGAGTACAAGGGCAAGGTGCGGGTCATGGCCATCATGACCGGCGTCCAGTCCGCTCAGGTGCTCGGTCCGACGACCCAGAAGCAGGCCAACAAGTCCCGCGAGGCGATTCAGGAAGTCGGTGACGACACGTCCTTCGACGCGTCCGACAACGTCGAAAGCTTCGACAGCCCCGCCCCGAACAGCGGGAGTCAGAGCAGTGGCGGTCGCACCACCGGCTACAGCGAGACTGACGGTGGACAGGACCAGCGCGAGAAGAACAACGGACTCGACGTCATCCGGACGAACAAGTAG
- a CDS encoding biotin/lipoate A/B protein ligase family protein: MSLADLDWRVIGEETRPGPMTMALEAAAAETVAAGGPATVRVYTWPDTLSLGYGQDPDTIDWEACEREGIGVTRRPTGGGAIYHDSVADISYGIIAPADAVPGDLMECYEQFCEPVLEAFERMGVDASFADDERSAVHQPACYLRQLHPAHDIVGPDGRKLSGNAQYRQKDAVIQHGSLSVSLRPDRHCGCFTADPDSERFAERVGAIDEYTDIDRTEAVETLRSTLAEWVDASAGSWTDDELARAREHAKEKYDADEWIRRSP, from the coding sequence ATGTCACTGGCCGACCTGGATTGGCGCGTCATCGGCGAGGAAACACGACCCGGACCGATGACGATGGCACTGGAAGCGGCCGCTGCCGAAACCGTCGCCGCGGGCGGTCCGGCAACGGTGCGGGTGTACACCTGGCCCGATACGCTGTCGCTGGGCTACGGACAGGACCCAGACACGATCGACTGGGAGGCGTGTGAACGCGAAGGTATCGGGGTAACGCGACGACCCACCGGCGGCGGCGCAATCTACCATGACAGCGTGGCTGATATCTCCTATGGCATCATCGCGCCGGCTGACGCCGTGCCGGGTGATCTGATGGAGTGTTACGAGCAGTTCTGTGAGCCGGTGCTCGAAGCGTTCGAGCGCATGGGCGTCGACGCGTCGTTTGCTGACGACGAGCGGTCGGCGGTCCATCAGCCGGCCTGTTACCTGCGGCAACTCCACCCGGCCCACGATATCGTCGGTCCCGATGGCCGAAAACTCAGCGGGAACGCGCAGTACCGCCAGAAAGACGCCGTCATCCAGCACGGCTCTCTATCCGTCTCGCTGCGTCCCGACCGCCACTGTGGCTGTTTCACCGCTGACCCTGACTCGGAGCGGTTCGCCGAACGCGTCGGGGCGATAGACGAATACACCGATATCGACCGCACCGAGGCTGTCGAGACGCTCCGCTCGACATTGGCCGAGTGGGTCGACGCGTCGGCGGGATCGTGGACGGACGACGAGCTTGCACGCGCACGCGAGCACGCGAAAGAGAAATACGACGCAGACGAGTGGATTCGACGGTCGCCCTGA
- a CDS encoding helix-turn-helix domain-containing protein translates to MTESQAAVADTREFEFVLQFDAGADSLMDVFRQHESLSVWSSAIFVGDDHMWRLDHAKGTPEALDTFDEVFLDEDRCNECFDVVSCETTRTYHVLDRGETSRTVYTLRRELSGCQSLPSFLHRHVSEGTIFESRRTGDEYRWRVLYPGSNPIGEVYDKIESSLRDGVTLSVSHITSAGNWKATERVAANFSPQQWRVLKAAVTHGYYERPREVSVKDLASILDEPRSTVQYQLRTAEDRIVSQFVEETL, encoded by the coding sequence ATGACCGAATCACAGGCCGCGGTCGCGGACACACGCGAGTTCGAGTTCGTCTTGCAGTTCGACGCAGGGGCTGATAGCCTGATGGACGTGTTTCGGCAACACGAGAGTCTCTCTGTGTGGTCCTCGGCCATCTTCGTCGGTGACGACCATATGTGGCGACTCGACCACGCGAAAGGGACGCCCGAGGCTCTGGATACGTTCGACGAGGTCTTTCTGGACGAAGACCGCTGTAACGAGTGTTTCGACGTCGTGAGCTGTGAGACGACGCGGACGTACCACGTGCTGGACCGCGGGGAGACGTCACGGACAGTGTACACGCTACGTCGTGAACTCAGCGGCTGTCAGTCGCTGCCGAGTTTCCTGCACCGGCACGTCAGCGAAGGCACTATCTTCGAATCCCGACGAACTGGCGACGAGTACCGCTGGCGCGTTCTCTATCCGGGGTCCAACCCCATCGGCGAGGTGTACGACAAAATCGAATCGAGCCTCCGCGATGGCGTCACGCTCTCAGTGTCTCACATCACCAGTGCCGGAAACTGGAAGGCGACCGAACGGGTCGCGGCGAACTTCTCTCCCCAGCAGTGGCGGGTGCTGAAGGCCGCCGTGACCCACGGCTACTACGAGCGGCCGCGGGAAGTCTCAGTCAAGGATCTCGCATCGATACTGGACGAACCCCGGTCGACCGTGCAGTATCAGCTCCGGACTGCCGAGGACCGCATCGTCTCGCAGTTTGTCGAGGAAACACTCTGA
- a CDS encoding NAD(P)/FAD-dependent oxidoreductase has product MGTESADVAVIGGGVAGMSTAARLQADGYSTVVLEQHHSVGGCAGYYERAGFRFDVGATTLVDFVPEGVGGQLLSAVGFEPPAMAIQDAYDVWLPDRTVTLYRDQADWDAERRRKFGDDKRHLAFYDFIDDLSARLWRLTRTDVKMPIQSVGDLVRNASAVGFRDLPLIRYLRWTMADAMRAHDVYDDRPLRAVVSMLVEDTVHATLDDAPLLNAVLGMTIRRTGLGRATGGMYGFWQSFVDQYMDIGGRVETGRTVRSVTGTGGNFRIDSAAGPVHADQVVSTVPVPVTRSLAPTVVGDRLDEYCAMLQAHEGSALVLFLGVPAAEVDGRERTHHQILRAYDEPLGNGNNMFVSVSAPGDDVSAPAGHRAVMLSTHCAVEPWQGLDEATYEEEKAAAREQLLAGGRTVYPDLGTDPVVSEMATPVTYEQFTNRPRGAVGGYRQTPANANQGAVPQDVGVEGFYLAGDTTWPGLGTVACVKGSEIAADHVRS; this is encoded by the coding sequence GTGGGAACTGAGTCTGCAGACGTAGCCGTCATCGGAGGCGGTGTCGCCGGCATGAGCACGGCCGCACGATTGCAGGCGGATGGCTACTCGACGGTCGTCCTCGAACAGCACCACAGCGTCGGTGGCTGTGCGGGCTACTACGAACGAGCGGGGTTCCGGTTCGATGTCGGTGCGACGACACTCGTGGATTTCGTCCCGGAGGGTGTCGGCGGCCAGCTGTTGTCGGCTGTCGGCTTCGAGCCTCCAGCGATGGCGATACAGGACGCCTACGACGTCTGGCTGCCGGACCGGACAGTGACGCTGTACCGCGACCAGGCCGACTGGGACGCCGAGCGACGCAGGAAATTCGGCGACGACAAGCGACATCTGGCGTTCTACGACTTCATCGACGACCTCTCGGCGCGGCTCTGGCGACTCACCAGAACAGATGTCAAGATGCCTATACAGAGCGTCGGCGATCTCGTTCGGAACGCCAGTGCGGTCGGTTTCCGGGATCTTCCGCTGATCAGATACCTCCGCTGGACGATGGCCGACGCGATGCGCGCCCACGACGTGTACGACGACCGACCGCTCCGAGCAGTCGTCTCGATGCTCGTCGAGGATACAGTCCATGCTACGCTCGACGACGCGCCGCTGTTGAACGCGGTTCTCGGGATGACGATCCGTCGGACAGGGCTGGGCCGAGCGACCGGCGGGATGTACGGCTTCTGGCAGTCCTTCGTCGACCAGTACATGGACATCGGCGGACGAGTCGAGACGGGCCGCACTGTCAGGTCGGTCACCGGAACCGGCGGCAACTTCCGTATCGACTCGGCGGCTGGGCCGGTCCACGCGGACCAGGTCGTCAGCACTGTCCCAGTCCCCGTTACCAGAAGCCTCGCACCAACCGTTGTCGGCGACAGACTCGACGAATACTGTGCGATGTTGCAAGCCCACGAAGGAAGCGCGCTCGTACTATTTCTCGGCGTCCCGGCAGCCGAGGTCGACGGCCGCGAGCGGACGCACCACCAGATTCTGCGGGCCTACGACGAACCGCTCGGCAACGGGAACAATATGTTCGTCTCCGTCTCCGCACCGGGCGACGACGTGAGCGCACCGGCAGGCCACCGGGCAGTCATGCTGTCCACCCACTGCGCTGTCGAGCCGTGGCAAGGCCTTGACGAGGCGACCTACGAGGAGGAGAAGGCCGCCGCTCGCGAGCAACTACTTGCGGGCGGCCGGACCGTCTATCCCGACCTCGGGACCGATCCGGTCGTCTCCGAGATGGCGACGCCGGTCACGTACGAGCAGTTCACGAACAGACCCCGCGGGGCTGTCGGGGGATACAGGCAGACGCCGGCAAACGCGAATCAGGGAGCCGTGCCACAGGACGTGGGCGTCGAGGGGTTCTACCTCGCCGGCGACACTACATGGCCGGGGCTTGGCACCGTCGCCTGTGTCAAAGGGAGCGAAATCGCGGCCGACCACGTCCGGAGCTGA